A part of Corynebacterium mustelae genomic DNA contains:
- a CDS encoding GNAT family N-acetyltransferase: MTSRNFTIVETTESDRTYIARLNYITDVRGDETAEVCEGFLDDVRYYVDEWQPENGGFVAYDTTRIPAGGVWIRWGTATNHGYGHVLEGVPELCIAVEERFRNRGLGTKLLLNTIELAKELGARGISLCVGQDNPRAHKLYNRVGFKEVCFDNETGYYTLAINFTPPSDLLA, encoded by the coding sequence ATGACCAGCAGAAACTTCACTATCGTTGAAACAACTGAATCGGATCGAACCTATATCGCACGGCTGAATTACATAACCGATGTTCGAGGGGATGAAACCGCCGAAGTCTGCGAGGGGTTTTTAGATGATGTCCGCTATTACGTCGACGAGTGGCAACCAGAAAACGGCGGATTCGTCGCTTATGACACCACCCGTATCCCCGCCGGCGGGGTGTGGATTAGATGGGGAACAGCCACCAATCATGGTTATGGCCACGTGTTAGAGGGAGTTCCCGAGCTGTGCATCGCAGTGGAAGAGCGTTTTAGAAATAGAGGGCTAGGAACAAAACTCCTGTTAAACACAATCGAGTTGGCCAAGGAACTCGGTGCACGCGGCATTTCGTTGTGCGTGGGGCAAGATAATCCCCGCGCACACAAGTTATACAACCGAGTAGGTTTCAAAGAAGTCTGCTTCGATAACGAAACCGGCTACTACACCCTGGCCATCAATTTCACACCACCATCAGATCTTTTGGCATAA